Proteins from a genomic interval of Synechococcus sp. A15-28:
- a CDS encoding NfeD family protein, whose amino-acid sequence MLIAYLICLLAGAVLISLSLDNEAGLDGEAGNLSLLFSTPFWSFGLTGFGLCGVLMMLLSPPGSWIPPSAVALPMGLLMGWGANRILRTLARREADSLVRSDDLIGHQGRVSLTIEPGERGFVELNVRGSLIRRPARCSQGQLLRDTSVVVIQADANTLEVEALENAT is encoded by the coding sequence GCTGGCGCAGTGCTGATCAGCCTCTCCCTCGACAACGAGGCGGGGTTGGACGGTGAAGCCGGCAACCTGTCCCTGTTGTTCAGCACACCGTTCTGGTCCTTCGGGCTGACCGGGTTCGGGCTCTGCGGCGTGCTGATGATGCTGCTGAGTCCGCCGGGGTCCTGGATTCCCCCCAGTGCTGTGGCCCTGCCCATGGGGCTGCTGATGGGATGGGGTGCCAATCGAATCCTCAGGACCCTGGCCCGCCGCGAGGCGGACAGCCTGGTGCGCAGCGATGACCTGATCGGCCACCAGGGGAGGGTTTCCCTGACGATTGAACCTGGCGAGCGGGGGTTTGTGGAACTGAATGTGCGCGGCAGCCTGATTCGTCGGCCGGCCCGCTGCAGCCAGGGACAGCTGCTGCGCGACACCAGCGTTGTGGTGATCCAGGCGGATGCCAACACCCTGGAGGTGGAAGCGCTGGAGAACGCGACGTGA